The genomic region AGCACAACATTCTGGACCCTGTACAttggcattctctatgggcccctctcagtatccacagctattcattctagtatTTCTTTGCCTACACCAGACCGGCGTAGGGGGAAGACTGCAGGGGCATGACGGGGATCAACCTTCATTTATTAAGCTATTATCAAGAACGCTCAGGTTCAGTTAAGGTCGCAAAGCCTTAACTGAACCTGAGCCTTCCAAGACATGGCTTTAAAGGTACAGTAAGTGCTGTTAATcaaatacactttttgtcaaattcagcaaaTATCTCCTCACTGTCACCTAGATCTCTATTTTGTGTgtgcgctgaaaaaaaaaatctggtgttAATTAGAgatgagccgataccgataccgataacCAATATCGGCtccggctccgatactgcctaaaacgctggtatcggtatcgggaagtactggagtttatgcaccgatccgataccacggtTGGGGTTGTATTTCTTTgacagttgagttcaaatatcaacaatcttcgCCTAGATCTCTATTTTGTGTGtgcgctgaaaaaaaaatcttgtgttAATTAGAgatgagccgataccgataccagtatcggtatcccttcaatatcatgaatcatattgcaatcgcaatatcaatCAAAAATTATCGctattagatattttcctcatatcgtgcagccctaagtATGCAGATGTGATTACATTTATAATTGTGTACATCTCAACTTCCCAGGGTGATTTCAAACATGCTCTAATTCTGAAGGGAGAATCATCTTATTTCCGGCAgcatcctgtctgtctgtagcaGCTTGACGCAGCGCTGCGTAGGCAGCCTCACAATGACCAACCCCTGTCCCATCATGTGGTGTGGAGGAGCAGGGagcagtcctctccatcagtgGCCGGTGTCTGCACTGTCACAGCTGCATGTCTTGCTGCCCTGTCTAACGCTAGTATTATAATGTTCAGAGCTCATACATTGTCACTGATGTCCACCAAaagtctgggtctgtccaaggtttctgtCTAAAAGGAAGTtgttcctcgccactgttgcactaaatgcttgctctcgggggaaattgttgggtctctgttaATTAcagaatgtggtctagaccagtgtttctcaaatgggggtacacgtacccctaggggtactttggagtactgcagggggtacgtgagatatttaacaaaatgtttaatagttacaaggctgttgtccagaacattgttcctctttatgtagacttttttttttatcaaccaaaaatgtgacatttgtgtcgccttctttggacctattctTGCTTTCCCTCTTTCTACTGTcctactttttacaagtttctcgttttttttcgaagttatggcactgtttttgaagtttttgatactattttcgacctatgcTTGCttacttctttctttctttctaccatctttttccaaggttttgtcttatctgtttctgtctccttttccatcagcatttaaatgttttttcagttccaaggctgttgtttagtaaatctatcgctgacagcacttcattgttcctctttatatacacttttttttttctaccaaaaatgataagcactggtcagggggtacttggcttaaagagacaattcaaaaggggtacattattgaaaaaagtttgagaactgGTCTAGACCAACTCTATCTGAAAAGTGTCccaagataactcttgttatgattttatACTAtacataaaattgaattgaattgatgcCCTAACTCAATTGACATCATAGTGGCATTCATACGCCATGGTGTTTTCTTTGTTATGTTATATTTAGACTATTTCTATGTTACATATTTGCAGTAAACTTTGGTATTTTCGACctttcaaccctattttccgctgtttttgtgtctaagtgactgatgggaacaacaattttAGTCCACTATTAAGCAGCGGCAAAACATGCTGCAATGAACCTACAGTTTCCGTTGactaaaagtgctcgttttgccactgacaggctcagattattattctaagtgtctgacaacatcatggaaaggatccctacagagatagacctttttgttaaagagtaagatcctttttgttgaACATGAAACATTGCTattgccaaacccaccagactccatttaaattttatcatcgtaagtcacacttcattcaaagtcgacagaaactaaataaaacgaTCAAAAGCCctcttggttcgtctttccactgttccaacaatcaccactctggttgggttgaaataaatccttaattcactcatttacatgtggaaatatgctggctctatacacgctaaaagtactgtttatttacatggagtctggtgggtttggtgatggtgattttggggctgtttctggtaaaacaaaaaagatcttAGGTCTATCTGTTTAGGGACCTGAAACGGCTGAGGCTTGGACTTCCAACATCCTGGTTTCTGTCAGCGTCCATCTTTCACCTGAgagtaatacacacacacacacacacacacacacacacacacagattattcCTATAGTTCAGCCAAACAGAGCTCCCTGCCACCGCGAGGGGGGGATcaaagggagtgtgtgtgtgtgtgtgtgtgtgtgtgtgtgtgtgtgtgtgtgtgtgtgtgtgtgtgcgcgccccAGGTCTTTATTATGAGGTGAAGAATAGAAGCTGGCAGTGTATGAAGGGTCTGCTTTTGATTGACTTTGACTAATGAGAACATCAAAAAGCTTCAGTCAGCAAAGGACCCCCACGTCCACAACTGTGCACATCTGTGCTCTATtgaaacatacacaaaacattttttttttttggttttgattTGTGTCTGTAGTTTTGTTTGATGTATGAAATGTTTAGTTCTAGTTGGACAATTTCTGGGTTACACTATCGTGTTGCGGCAGCTGTAATatgttttctttattctttattttgtgcaaagtagagttgtgttgtgtgtggacaTGGGACCGGAAGCTGTGGATGAAATTACTTTTGTGTTGGCGTCGTGTAATTCCGAATTCCGGATaaaatatcatatcatatcgtATATACAGCACTGTGTATATGCAGGGGCTGATGGATGACAGACTGTAAACAGATTGAAAGATGGTCTTGGACTTTGTGTAGTCAAATTGACTATATTATAATACAGTTCTAGGCTACAGTAGTGTATAACTGTGTATTCAGTTAACCAGTCAGTCAAAtggattcaagattcaaaatgtattattgtcATACGCACAGTAAAGGCAGCTTATCATGCAATGAAAAGCTTACTTTGCCAGTCTTCCTtacacaacataaaaaaaaataaagtcagaataATACAATAAATCTAGAATAAACAGTaacatatagtatatatatatatatatatatatatatatatatatatatatatatatatatatgtataaatacaaaaaaatacagcCAATATAATAGTTAACAATCATTCGGAGGCAAACGGTAAATATATCATCGTATTATACAATTTCTATAATAATAGTATTATACAATTTCTATAATAATAGATGGATGTCACACTGTACAAACTGAATTATTCTGTGATGGAGGTCTGGCGCCCCCTTTCATCCGAACATGTGCAACATCATTTAAAGAGAAATGTACTCTCATAAATGACTAATGACAATTATCTTAATAATTATGACTTCACACATTTCACTTCGCTTATTTCAAATATGAAATCTGCTAAAATATGTGGTCCGTGCCAGATGGGgacaaaccattttttttttaattgaatacTTTCAGTTTTACAGGCACTTTATTGCAGCACTATTGAAtgtgttaatatttaatatacggggttaaaaaaaattgcatttaaaAAGCTGGGAATCTAAATGCAGTCTTGTGATAAGTGGCATCCGCTCCTGGCTTTTGGCTAGTCATCTCTATCAGCTGATGTACTGCAGGAATCTCACTTAGGCCTAAGTCAAGCTAGACCGAGTTACACGACAACATAACGGAAGCTGTACAGTTTTGCCTTCAAAGTAAAGTCcttcaggaaaaaaagaaaagaaaatacatttactATGAACGGCACTGTTTTCATTTGATGTAGTTTTTCCACACACATTCAATGGTTCACACTTACAACACCGGATCATGTTACATAATCCAAGATTTAGAACCATCctcatccatttttttttaatttgtcatattaaaaaatatgactCATTGCAAATCCATCACAAATTTTACATTGTGGCTAGCATatgatgtatttttatattttcttccTTCTCAGTACATAACACAGTTTTGTTCactcacttttttttgtcatttatcaCTTCATATGTTCCATTACTTTTATAAACCCttacagtttattattattattattattattattattattattattattattattattattatttttttttttaaatctggtcAGGTCTATCTTTCTTGTGTTATCCATACTTTTTTGGAAGCatgacatttcatttgtttcatGGCCAGCGGATTTCAAGGCAAACAAATTAATATCTGATAATGTAGCCTGTATGCAAAATAAAGTACCAGAAACGTTAGCCTATgtctatttttgtaaaatggtAGACATTCTCGACACAAGGAAACGTTGGATATAGTGACACAGTGACAATAATAGGCTTTATGTTGCAATAAGGTGAATTTTGCAAACTAAATGATAATTTAACTTACAATGATATACGTTTTACGTTGGTAGTTTGTACTACACGCTAAAACGTTTGTCAATGACgtattattttgaaaacctTACCCGGAACTGTATTGCGTCACTTCGGCTCACTTGTCGCTAGCGGCGCTCTTGATAGTGCGTCTACTCGTCAAATGTGATTAATTTCAGCTGTGGACACCTTTTATGCAGGAAAACGGGCCGCTTGACAAGTACAGAGGACCACATCCAGAATTACCATGTGCTGCGATGATTGATGAACTTTCCAGAGTGGTTCAATGCGACTTTTATCTTTTCTAAAGACCACCGCATCAGTTGCTTGTGATAACAACGTCACGTTACTTTACTGTGGCCCCTAGCTAGTTTTGTAGCTGTATGTCTTAGTCTAACTGCACTATAACTATCTGGACTGGTTGTGGATCCTGGCTACAGAAGTTTCtatcccaccaccaccaccaccatcatcatggCCTCTGCTACCTCGACCCCCGCTGCCGCCGCCTCCAGCAGCCGCTCCAGCCGCTCCGTGAGCCGCTCCGCCGGCCGCAGCGTAGCCACCACCGGCCTGCCCACATCCAGCACCAGCCCGACCCGCCTGTCCCGCATTCAGGAGAAAGATAACCTCCGACACCTCAACGACCGCCTCGCCAACTACATCCAGCGGGTTCAAGAGTTGGAGAGTGAACGGTCTTCCATATTGTTTCAGCTGGAAGAAAAGGATGACTCGAAAAGCCGGGAGATGGGCAACGTGCGGCGGCTGTACGAGGAGGAGTTGGCCGATGTCAGGAAGTCCCTGGACGGCCTGGCCGGAGAGAGGGCCCGCTTGCAGATCGACTGTGGAAATCTCTGCGAGGAGAACAGGAAACTTCAAGccaggtaacgttagtagcGGATAGGGTAATTAGCTATATACGAGCAAGCAGGTGCCAGAGAAGCTGCTACGCCAGACTCCGTTTAAAAATGAGCTCATTTAATGCAATCTTGCTTGGCGTTAGACGCACGTAACATTACCTGCAGAACACATATTGGCATTTCTACATTTCAGTGCCGCTGTATAATTCGGAGTGAATTCAATACACCAAGCGGCATGTTTCTCAGAAATAATCCTCCTTTCATAGCTCCCGCTGCCCTCAGTGGcgtactccgctacatttcagagagaaatattgtactttttactccactacattcatttgccagctttagttacttaacaaattaagatttttgcactcAAAACACATGGAGtttataaattatgtttttattataaatgaaactaacCAACAAcgtaacggcctacaagtctggaggctgaaatgattagaccattaaacacacaactgttaggatcctttacactttctaaaatgggaggatttttctgcatttagtacttctacttttaatacttgaagtacattttcctgatgatacgtacatacttttactgagtaacattttcaatgcaggacttttacttgaaacagtatttttatagtgtggtattggcgcttttacctaagtaaaggaactgaatacttcttccactgctgcAGAGAAGTTCCTTAGAAGGTGtctggtggatggatggatggatggctgaCAGAGGCCGCGTCAGACCTACACACATCTGATAGGAGTTTGGTGTGACATTAGAGAACTAGCTCAGTAGTTTTTCTGTGCTGCTCCTAATTGTTCTGATGCTGTCCCCCTTCAGGAACCAGAAGAAGGAGAGCGAGTTGGCGAACGCGTTGGCCCAGTGGAGGAAAGTGGAGGCGATGCTGAGCTCCAAGGATGCCGAGTACACCAAGCTGCTGTCTGAGAACCGGAGACTCGCTGAAGAAGTGGCCGACCTGCAGGAGCATCTGGAATACGTATGAACTGAAACTAGATTGACACTAGGACTGGATAATTAATCGGAATGGCTatctggactagtgcaatatccaaattgcagtTTTTCAGTGTtgcagaaaagttgtttagcccagtggcaagtgtctttattttcgAGGAGGGCCAGGATGGGGCCAGTCCCAggctgatggcagcattaaatGTAGAGCCTGAGTTTCTGTGATAACCGAATCATGGACACAATCAGTAAAtttagaatttaaaaaaatgaaagacgGATTCCTTAGGGACCAACATTAAGTCAGTACTAACAGCTAACtagagatttgaaaatatgactaagTTTACAATCAAGCCGCCCTACTGTAGTTTAAAAATTGTCCTAAAAATGCATAAATCAATAATTGCCAGTGGCTTAGTccttgtgggggggggggggcaacttaggcccggtgggccaccaggcttgcaacacactgggggaaaccctgattattttatttaagacaaaatatttgtcaaaccattctgaatgaagtattgtggtggcGCGGCCTACAAATCTATCCAACAGAATAAAGAGGTCCTCGCAAAAATCGCACTATAATCAATTTTATTTAacttccttattttttttttttcaatgagtATTGGTACAAAAAATGTTCATTCCcttcaatatcgtgaatcatatcgcaattgcaatagcagtcaaaataatcgcaattatatttttttccctcatatcgtgcagcccaaATTTACAcatggatgtatgtatgtatacaggGCTAACAGGAGACACAATGTTGTCCACGTTTGAgctctttaaagctatagtgcaggggtgtcaaacacattttcactaagggccacactggaaaaagagaatcacaccaAGGGCCACACATGGAGTTTATTGACTTGCTTTTGTTACTacgtgtcacttttttttttttttttaacatgcagcttttttttctcatttttgttccatgtttgtttttttgtgtgcctgtctgtaaatttgttgctttttctgacatttttgtattttttttttttcgcatttttgttgacatgaagccctacaaaagtcatcaaaagtttcttagccatcatagaatttagcaaatcaattaaaacaatgattacattttttttttttttcatttatttgtcacAGAATGCCGCAGTGTTTTCCCCTAAAACTAGCTGCAGTTATTGACTAAAAGTCTTTTTAATTAGTAGTAAACAAGAAATGACTATGAGGATTCAGTTATTCCTTACGGTTTGGGATGAAGGACAAATCGATTATCAGTTGAGTCCCCTTAtcttccgtgtgtgtgtcccctCCTCAGGCAGAGGGCGTACTGGGCGATACAAAGAACCAGCTGAACGGTGAGATCCTGAGGAAGGTGGACATGGAGAACCAGGTGCAAACGCTCAAAGAGCAACTGGAACTCCAGAGGAACATCAGTGAGCAGGTGAAACGCACGCACGGCCCTAAGCAAGTAATACAAAAAATCAGCAGGTGCAATAATAATAGTagtatttttttaatacagtatgtttttgatTGCCTTTTTACAATTACGACTATTTATCTTAaaagctgttttcttttttatattctacttttatttattttctatatatAGCTTCATATTTTCACTGTTGTATTTCTCATATGTTTTGTAAAGCTGACTCTAAGAGCAATGCACAAAAATTCCAATGTACCTGTACGGCCCTGTGAAAATGGCAAACGTCTATTCTAAGATGGCAATCTTAACTACATTTCTAACATTCACCTCAACATGTATTCTATTCGAAGATGGCAATCTTTACATTTCTAACATCCACCTCAACACAATTTTTAAATTCCACCCATTCCTGTCTTCCTTGGAGTAGTGTTCATCTGCCCCAGGCTGATCGCAGTTGTTttatcaatgtgtttttttaaatttttttttttgaaggagGTCTTGGAGATCCGAAGCCGACAGGACAGCCGTCTGGTGGAGGTGGACTCGGTACAGCGGAGAGAGTTTGAGAGCAAACTGTCGGAGACGATTCAGCAACTCCGCCACGACCATGAGTCTCAGATGCAGCAGTACAGAGAGGAGCTCGACAGGACGTTCAGTTCAAAGGTACAGGCCATAGACTGtacaaataaaagacaaaacttCTGGGTctaaaaagtgaagccaataaTGGAAGCGCCTTatcctgcattctatctaaccTCCGGCAgagggcgactccactggcaaAAGCAGtttgtttctatagaagtctatgagaaaatgagcctacgtcttacttgatttattacctcagtaaacattttcatgagttcatggtctcaatcgctagtttcaatcAGTCTCCTTCAATACGGTattatgttcatttagtaaatgattgtcccatttattttaaaatagacgctaaagcaggggatgctttaggacctgtcgatcaggacagaggcttagcaatgttaaccatgctaacactgtggacattaaaatagacctcaacttgttttttggtgttgtctgtgttttcatcttaaacatTGACCCtcccactgtgtgttttcacttcagcaaAGTTAAATGGGACATTTTGGTTGCCTGAAATATGTTGTTCTGccaaacaagctagctagctagcgttagctggtaccttaaaggaacacgccgacttattgggactttagattattcaccgtaacccccagagttggataagtccatacatacccttctcatctctgtgcgtgtcctaactctgtctgacgcacccacagctagcctagcttagcacagatcctggaggtaactggctccatctaacctactgctcccaataagtgacaaaataacgctaacattttcctatttacatattgtgatttgtatagtaaCAGCTTGTACAagtaacaaggtcacatgagacacagccatcttctaacagtatacatactgggaactagggctgaacgatttttgaaaataatctatttgcgatttttttttttcccaaatattgcgatttgattattttttaagctctttgtcttctgtattattcaacaaagacaaacaataaatcattttatagtatgaacacacaattacacactagacagttaaagtaaaaatatactatatacacacacacaacagtgtatttatttatttttttaacagtctacagagaggagctgcctccagcccctccccctcgtgaagttgcgtgctgccgagtgcagagaggctatcgttgcgttagctagttactggtgttcttgccgtgggattaactgtactaataaaactgttgaaacactgcggccacgctgctgtgaaagctccccgaacgtcatttatcagagtctggttgttacccctctcagtggcagctcctccactccatatctttataacggagctaaccgctaatcagagctagctaatagttgccaactaagccttcagttctgcgtgtctgtatccattaactgcatgtatggactcgaaccagaataaaacccttcattttattaaaagggctgtaaaagttttaaactacaactcagagttgtttgaattacagaaatcagctcaaggtacagtgtagcgttagcgtgctacttgatgctttctctgcggagtgcagactgatttgctctcgcgagtcatgtgaccaaatcgcagcctttgcgattaggaaatcgcgttttaacatatcgcgatattatcgcaaatgcaattaatcgttcagccctactgggaactatattctcagaaaggcgaagcactgccaCTTGGgcgagtgattagcgcaacaccttaaaagcaccgttgttactctctgctcctcaccacggggcttctcaggggctgcgagcaaatcactccgcccaagtagcagaagttgcAGTGCTTCATGAGACCATAAACAGCACTGGCCTGGCGTCATCCTGGCCTGCTACACGCTCTCGTCAAAAATCATCACGCCTGGTTTCAAACAACCAAGAGGGCGATGGCCAAATtgccaaactcaaggcttcaaaacagcagtccactaaccaatgggtgacgctactgctgctacgtccattatttttagtGTATGGGACAAACGTGGAATTTAGGATCATGCGTTTCAAAGTGTCCAGATTTATTGCACGTggttttagttttttcattacgtgacatatatatatatatatatatatatatatatatatatatatatatatatatatatatatatatatctatatatatatatatatatatatatatatatataatatatatataatatatataatatataatataataatataataaataaaattatttatttttctttgtgtgcTGCAGTTGCAGAATGCCCAGCAGGCTGCGTTGGAGAAGAACCAGGTTGCTACAGCCACCAGAGACGAACTGGAAACCACCAAGCTCCGAGTGGAGAGCCTCAGCTCCCAGCTCCAGCAGTACCAGAAAGATGTAAGTGCGGTCCGtaacccacacacatacagtattaaagctttagtgcgtaactttattatattaatgaattaagactatcagctccacacaactctctctgtatttctcagtatggctatgtttagaagattgtggcgtccggaaAATTTtgcacgcagaaactcgagtgaagataattacctcttctaaagaggtaaaaatgtttttttaatcctctgtgtcctccttggttactagcaactgcatggaggggggtgcgcgatcacgtgatcacgtaaggcttgtgtcatgtgaaCGCGACGACAGTTTTGTTCTCATTACctagaattcctcatggtggcgccagaaactatgcactatagctttaaatgaaTATGCACCAGCCACAGTATTCCTTACTCCCATGATACTTTAAAGCGGCGTCTTAAATCGTTGacttatttacatgttgtgtgtTCTTAGCTGGCTTATTGATAAACCTGCATTCAGACATCTGCTGTTTTTAGTAGTATTTGTATCAGTACCGGtatcaactttatttatttatttttttttaacgatacGATAGTTATGGTTCCAGACCGTTTGTTGCCAGCTTTGTTGGTTCTTCCCCGCTGCTGCCATTCAGTTGTTCCCGTCTCTGTCAGAAAGCGGCGCTGGAGGGCCGCTGCCAGGATCTGGAGCGGACTCTGGACCGGGAGCGGGAGGTCTGGCAGCACCGGCTGGATCAGAAGGAGCAGGAGCAGCTGAGCATGAGGAGCCAGATGTTCGCCCAGCTGGAAGACTACGAAAACCTGCTGGACGTCAAGCTTGCCCTAGACATGGAGATCAACGCCTAC from Sander lucioperca isolate FBNREF2018 chromosome 3, SLUC_FBN_1.2, whole genome shotgun sequence harbors:
- the lmnl3 gene encoding lamin L3 isoform X1 yields the protein MASATSTPAAAASSSRSSRSVSRSAGRSVATTGLPTSSTSPTRLSRIQEKDNLRHLNDRLANYIQRVQELESERSSILFQLEEKDDSKSREMGNVRRLYEEELADVRKSLDGLAGERARLQIDCGNLCEENRKLQARNQKKESELANALAQWRKVEAMLSSKDAEYTKLLSENRRLAEEVADLQEHLEYAEGVLGDTKNQLNGEILRKVDMENQVQTLKEQLELQRNISEQEVLEIRSRQDSRLVEVDSVQRREFESKLSETIQQLRHDHESQMQQYREELDRTFSSKLQNAQQAALEKNQVATATRDELETTKLRVESLSSQLQQYQKDKAALEGRCQDLERTLDREREVWQHRLDQKEQEQLSMRSQMFAQLEDYENLLDVKLALDMEINAYRKMLEVEEQRLHLSPSPSQHAAIARTHEHSSRKLRGKKRKYEGASGSSPAYKMSSRSMESGAVSVADVDADGKYVRLKNNSETEQPLGGWVVRRLYPGSGDLSFHIPPSYILAAGQTLTIWAAGAEAEADPGDLILQGHMSWGPVTEIRVILLNPNHEEVAERRVCMQHRGEEDTELEFDEEYVAGSDIQHFRRQPKRKKKKCCSVS
- the lmnl3 gene encoding lamin L3 isoform X2, whose product is MASATSTPAAAASSSRSSRSVSRSAGRSVATTGLPTSSTSPTRLSRIQEKDNLRHLNDRLANYIQRVQELESERSSILFQLEEKDDSKSREMGNVRRLYEEELADVRKSLDGLAGERARLQIDCGNLCEENRKLQARNQKKESELANALAQWRKVEAMLSSKDAEYTKLLSENRRLAEEVADLQEHLEYAEGVLGDTKNQLNGEILRKVDMENQVQTLKEQLELQRNISEQEVLEIRSRQDSRLVEVDSVQRREFESKLSETIQQLRHDHESQMQQYREELDRTFSSKLQNAQQAALEKNQVATATRDELETTKLRVESLSSQLQQYQKDKAALEGRCQDLERTLDREREVWQHRLDQKEQEQLSMRSQMFAQLEDYENLLDVKLALDMEINAYRKMLEVEEQRLHLSPSPSQHAAIARTHEHSSRKLRGKKRKYEGASGSSPAYKMSSRSMESGAVSVADVDADGKYVRLKNNSETEQPLGGWVVRRLYPGSGDLSFHIPPSYILAAGQTLTIWAAGAEAEADPGDLILQGHMSWGPVTEIRVILLNPNHEEVAERRVCMQHRGEEDTELEFDEEYVAGSDIQHFRRQDLSKEASCAVM
- the lmnl3 gene encoding lamin L3 isoform X3 — translated: MASATSTPAAAASSSRSSRSVSRSAGRSVATTGLPTSSTSPTRLSRIQEKDNLRHLNDRLANYIQRVQELESERSSILFQLEEKDDSKSREMGNVRRLYEEELADVRKSLDGLAGERARLQIDCGNLCEENRKLQARNQKKESELANALAQWRKVEAMLSSKDAEYTKLLSENRRLAEEVADLQEHLEYAEGVLGDTKNQLNGEILRKVDMENQVQTLKEQLELQRNISEQEVLEIRSRQDSRLVEVDSVQRREFESKLSETIQQLRHDHESQMQQYREELDRTFSSKLQNAQQAALEKNQVATATRDELETTKLRVESLSSQLQQYQKDKAALEGRCQDLERTLDREREVWQHRLDQKEQEQLSMRSQMFAQLEDYENLLDVKLALDMEINAYRKMLEVEEQRLHLSPSPSQHAAIARTHEHSSRKLRGKKRKYEGASGSSPAYKMSSRSMESGAVSVADVDADGKYVRLKNNSETEQPLGGWVVRRLYPGSGDLSFHIPPSYILAAGQTLTCSVNKV